The following proteins come from a genomic window of Aggregicoccus sp. 17bor-14:
- a CDS encoding Hsp70 family protein has protein sequence MHKEPIIGIDLGTTNSCAAIVEDGGNVKLIPYKGGEYTIPSIFAIDDKGNELIGYEAKRQWQLNPKNTVYGAKRLVGRTYKSDVVDTMRKVVAYSMRPGKKNDVVLDVGKREFNLQEISAKILHKIRDVAASHLKQPIRRAVVTVPAYFNDRQRQAVKDAGKLIDLEVVRIINEPTAAALAYGAGKGLKQKVVVYDLGGGTFDVSIIEMRGQVFEVKATGGDIFLGGIDFDNAIIQHVLKDFAGKTGIDLSTDPVAMQRIKDLAERTKMDLSAREEVPFHIPFITMTSQGQPLNIELKFTRKMLEQLTSALVDKTLQIVARVLVDSGLSTQDVDEVLLVGGQTRMPIVQDRLQKFFGKAPSKGVHPDEAVAIGAALYAHSLQDDTNLKIQLLDVIPMAIGLEKAGGAFHTVFPRNAPIPNAKQLLATTSFDQQTELAMRIFQGDHDQVSRNELLGEFTFSGIRADRAGSVQVEITFDVNIEGILTMRARDPSTGREMKTTVRVTQS, from the coding sequence ATGCACAAGGAGCCCATCATCGGGATCGACCTCGGCACGACGAACTCGTGCGCGGCGATCGTGGAGGACGGCGGGAACGTGAAGCTCATCCCCTACAAGGGGGGCGAGTACACCATCCCGTCCATCTTCGCGATCGACGACAAGGGGAACGAGCTCATCGGCTACGAGGCCAAGCGCCAGTGGCAGCTGAACCCGAAGAACACCGTCTACGGCGCCAAGCGCCTCGTGGGCCGCACGTACAAGAGCGACGTGGTGGACACCATGCGCAAGGTCGTGGCGTACAGCATGCGCCCCGGCAAGAAGAACGACGTGGTCTTGGACGTGGGCAAGCGCGAGTTCAACCTGCAGGAGATCAGCGCCAAGATCCTGCACAAGATCCGCGACGTGGCCGCGAGCCACCTGAAGCAGCCCATCCGCCGCGCGGTCGTCACGGTGCCCGCCTACTTCAACGACCGGCAGCGCCAGGCGGTGAAGGACGCGGGCAAGCTCATCGACCTCGAGGTGGTGCGCATCATCAACGAGCCCACCGCCGCGGCGCTCGCCTACGGGGCGGGCAAGGGCCTGAAGCAGAAGGTGGTGGTCTACGACCTGGGCGGCGGCACCTTCGACGTCTCCATCATCGAGATGCGCGGCCAGGTGTTCGAGGTGAAGGCCACCGGCGGCGACATCTTCCTGGGCGGCATCGACTTCGACAACGCGATCATCCAGCACGTGCTCAAGGACTTCGCGGGCAAGACGGGCATCGACCTGTCCACGGACCCCGTGGCCATGCAGCGCATCAAGGACCTGGCCGAGCGCACCAAGATGGACCTCTCGGCGCGCGAGGAGGTACCCTTCCACATCCCCTTCATCACGATGACCAGCCAGGGCCAGCCGCTGAACATCGAGCTGAAGTTCACGCGCAAGATGCTCGAGCAGCTCACCAGCGCGCTCGTGGACAAGACGCTGCAGATCGTGGCGCGCGTGCTGGTGGACTCGGGGCTCAGCACCCAGGACGTGGACGAGGTGCTGCTCGTGGGCGGGCAGACGCGCATGCCCATCGTGCAGGACCGGCTCCAGAAGTTCTTCGGCAAGGCGCCCAGCAAGGGCGTGCACCCGGACGAGGCGGTGGCCATCGGCGCGGCGCTCTACGCGCACTCGCTGCAGGACGACACCAACCTCAAGATCCAGCTGCTGGACGTGATCCCCATGGCCATCGGCCTGGAGAAGGCGGGCGGCGCGTTCCACACGGTGTTCCCGCGCAACGCGCCCATCCCGAACGCGAAGCAGCTCCTGGCCACCACGAGCTTCGACCAGCAGACCGAGCTCGCCATGCGCATCTTCCAGGGCGACCACGACCAGGTCTCGCGCAACGAGCTGCTCGGCGAGTTCACCTTCTCCGGCATCCGCGCGGACCGCGCCGGCAGCGTGCAGGTGGAGATCACCTTCGACGTGAACATCGAAGGCATCCTCACCATGCGCGCGCGCGACCCGTCCACCGGGCGCGAGATGAAGACCACGGTGCGCGTGACGCAGAGCTGA
- the clpX gene encoding ATP-dependent Clp protease ATP-binding subunit ClpX: MKKEHHVNLSCSFCGKSQREVRKLIAGPTVYICDECIKLCNDIIADEAERDEGKPQVSLPTPAEIKAFLDDYVIGQDQAKKVLAVAVYNHYKRIYQKKPAARPRPGVKAPGGEDVELSKSNILLVGPTGSGKTLLAQSLARFLNVPFTIADATSLTEAGYVGEDVENIIQNLLHNADYDVEKAARGIVYIDEIDKIARKGDTPSATRDVGGEGVQQALLKIIEGTRANVTPRGGKKYNQQEYVQVDTTNILFICGGAFHGLNDIIKRRVGEKGLGFGAKITHKEERSVGELLALTEPEDLMRFGMIPEFVGRLPVVATLMDLKEEDLVIILTQPKNALTKQYQKMFEMEKVKLTFSKEALKAIAREAMRRNSGARGLRAIMEDAMLDIMYDVPYREGVKECKITETVVTKHEPPQLVMEKEKKSA, from the coding sequence GTGAAGAAGGAGCACCACGTCAACCTGTCCTGCTCGTTCTGCGGAAAGTCGCAGCGCGAGGTGCGCAAGCTCATCGCAGGGCCGACGGTCTACATCTGCGACGAGTGCATCAAGCTGTGCAACGACATCATCGCGGACGAGGCGGAGCGCGACGAGGGCAAGCCCCAGGTCAGCCTGCCCACCCCGGCGGAGATCAAGGCCTTCCTGGATGACTACGTCATCGGGCAGGACCAGGCGAAGAAGGTCCTCGCCGTCGCCGTCTACAACCACTACAAGCGCATCTACCAGAAGAAGCCCGCGGCGCGGCCCCGCCCCGGCGTGAAGGCGCCCGGCGGCGAGGACGTGGAGCTGAGCAAGAGCAACATCCTGCTCGTGGGCCCCACCGGCAGCGGCAAGACGCTGCTCGCCCAGAGCCTCGCGCGCTTCCTCAACGTGCCCTTCACCATCGCGGACGCCACCAGCCTCACCGAGGCCGGCTACGTGGGTGAGGACGTCGAGAACATCATCCAGAACCTGCTGCACAACGCCGACTACGACGTGGAGAAGGCGGCGCGCGGCATCGTCTACATCGACGAGATCGACAAGATCGCCCGCAAGGGCGACACCCCCAGCGCCACCCGCGACGTGGGCGGCGAGGGCGTGCAGCAGGCGCTGCTCAAGATCATCGAGGGCACGCGCGCCAACGTCACCCCGCGCGGCGGCAAGAAGTACAACCAGCAGGAGTACGTGCAGGTCGACACGACGAACATCCTGTTCATCTGCGGCGGCGCGTTCCACGGCCTCAACGACATCATCAAGCGGCGCGTGGGCGAGAAGGGCCTCGGCTTCGGGGCCAAGATCACCCACAAGGAGGAGCGCAGCGTGGGCGAGCTGCTCGCGCTCACCGAGCCCGAGGACCTGATGCGCTTCGGGATGATCCCCGAGTTCGTCGGCCGCCTCCCGGTGGTGGCGACCCTCATGGACCTCAAGGAAGAGGACCTGGTCATCATCCTCACCCAGCCGAAGAATGCGCTGACGAAGCAGTACCAGAAGATGTTCGAGATGGAGAAGGTCAAGCTCACCTTCTCCAAGGAGGCCCTCAAGGCGATCGCCCGCGAGGCCATGCGGCGCAACTCCGGAGCGCGCGGCCTGCGCGCCATCATGGAGGACGCCATGCTCGACATCATGTACGACGTGCCGTACCGCGAGGGCGTGAAGGAGTGCAAGATCACCGAGACCGTGGTGACCAAGCACGAGCCGCCCCAGCTGGTGATGGAGAAGGAGAAGAAGTCGGCGTAG
- a CDS encoding AgmX/PglI C-terminal domain-containing protein codes for MMAGHDSRKVAPGAGRWLYRQGELLLGPVTDAQLVEKLYAGEVSGATEVAPLGERGFRRLGDVEAFRVHVAKAEAKARVDAAERAARAQRNRKLGIAVGAGALVTLLLAGVAWRVARYAAVHGSFGEGASEAGFEDISVEPPTITLARARGPQEELVEYPDARRAGSGSSAKGASASRTGDRRPAAAGPRAMTAEGSDADGMQTAVIDQEGINRVVKAHQRTLYPCLREEAQRQPGIAIRVPIEFTVGADGRVTRLWVDNPSLKQGPLYECFLRELQKWPFQRTEGDGASVALSFNIAGRPG; via the coding sequence ATGATGGCCGGACACGACTCGAGGAAGGTGGCGCCTGGCGCCGGCCGCTGGCTCTACCGCCAGGGAGAGCTGCTGCTGGGCCCGGTGACGGACGCCCAGCTGGTGGAGAAGCTCTACGCGGGCGAGGTGAGCGGCGCGACCGAGGTGGCGCCGCTGGGCGAGCGCGGCTTCCGCCGCCTGGGTGACGTGGAGGCGTTCCGCGTGCACGTGGCCAAGGCCGAGGCCAAGGCGCGCGTGGATGCGGCCGAGCGCGCCGCGCGGGCCCAGCGCAACCGCAAGCTCGGCATCGCCGTGGGCGCCGGCGCGCTCGTCACGCTGCTGCTCGCGGGCGTGGCCTGGCGCGTGGCGCGCTACGCCGCGGTGCACGGCAGCTTCGGCGAGGGCGCGTCCGAGGCGGGCTTCGAGGACATCAGCGTGGAGCCGCCCACCATCACGCTCGCCCGCGCGCGCGGGCCCCAGGAGGAGCTGGTGGAGTACCCGGACGCGCGCCGCGCGGGCAGCGGCAGCAGCGCGAAGGGCGCGAGCGCCTCGCGCACGGGCGACCGCCGCCCGGCCGCCGCCGGCCCGCGCGCCATGACGGCCGAGGGCTCGGACGCGGACGGCATGCAGACCGCGGTCATCGACCAGGAGGGCATCAACCGCGTGGTGAAGGCGCACCAGCGCACGCTCTACCCCTGCCTGCGCGAGGAGGCGCAGCGCCAGCCCGGCATCGCCATCCGCGTCCCCATCGAGTTCACCGTGGGTGCGGACGGGCGCGTCACCCGCCTCTGGGTGGACAACCCCAGCCTCAAGCAGGGCCCGCTCTACGAGTGCTTCCTGCGCGAGCTGCAGAAGTGGCCCTTCCAGCGCACCGAGGGCGACGGCGCCTCCGTGGCGCTGTCCTTCAACATCGCGGGGCGGCCGGGCTAG
- a CDS encoding tRNA pseudouridine(38-40) synthase TruA, with product MKRTPAALWIWYRGGPFRGFQRQPEGPTVQEALEAALARAGVPSTVMPSGRTDRGVHARMQVVSVRLPPGDSAEALAARLAPELPQGLVGLCAARRPAPSFHAQWSASGKEYRYRVQLEGAASPAWAGACWSAREEPRLAGRELSAERLARRLAQAVGTRDFLAFHERSSPQKPRTLERAELVALGGGLYEARLRGDSFARYQVRYLVGSALLAAAGVLDEAAWEGALMRAEPVPGLKAPGHGLVLWEVRYPAELDPFSAAERACPPGLPEGPPFT from the coding sequence GTGAAGCGCACACCTGCCGCCCTGTGGATCTGGTACCGCGGAGGCCCCTTCCGCGGCTTCCAGCGTCAGCCCGAGGGGCCCACCGTGCAGGAGGCGCTGGAGGCGGCGCTCGCGCGCGCCGGCGTCCCGAGCACGGTGATGCCCAGCGGGCGCACCGACCGCGGCGTGCACGCGCGCATGCAGGTGGTGAGCGTGCGCCTGCCGCCGGGGGACAGCGCGGAGGCGCTCGCGGCGCGGCTCGCGCCCGAGCTGCCCCAGGGGCTCGTGGGGCTGTGCGCCGCGCGCAGGCCCGCGCCCTCCTTCCATGCCCAGTGGAGCGCCTCGGGAAAGGAGTACCGCTACCGGGTGCAGCTCGAGGGCGCGGCCTCGCCCGCGTGGGCCGGCGCCTGCTGGAGCGCGCGCGAGGAGCCGCGGCTCGCGGGGCGCGAGCTCTCTGCGGAGAGGCTCGCGCGCAGGCTCGCGCAGGCGGTGGGCACGCGCGACTTCCTCGCCTTCCACGAGCGCTCGAGCCCGCAGAAGCCGCGCACGCTGGAGCGCGCCGAGCTCGTCGCGCTGGGTGGGGGGCTCTACGAAGCGCGGCTGCGCGGCGACAGCTTCGCGCGCTATCAGGTCCGCTACCTCGTGGGCTCCGCGCTGCTCGCGGCCGCGGGCGTGCTGGACGAAGCCGCGTGGGAGGGAGCCCTGATGCGCGCCGAGCCCGTCCCCGGGCTCAAGGCGCCGGGACACGGGCTCGTGCTCTGGGAGGTGCGCTATCCGGCGGAGCTGGATCCCTTCTCCGCCGCCGAGCGCGCCTGCCCTCCGGGACTGCCGGAGGGGCCGCCCTTCACCTGA
- a CDS encoding ribbon-helix-helix domain-containing protein, whose product MDSTPRLTSVVFRLQREKLDTLKDLSRSTRIRQSEYLREAISDLLEKYEDRLVD is encoded by the coding sequence ATGGACAGCACCCCCCGCCTCACCTCTGTGGTCTTCCGGCTCCAGCGCGAGAAGCTCGACACGCTCAAGGATCTCTCCCGCTCCACGCGCATCCGCCAGAGCGAGTACCTGCGCGAGGCGATCTCGGACCTGCTGGAGAAGTACGAGGACCGCCTCGTCGACTGA
- the larE gene encoding ATP-dependent sacrificial sulfur transferase LarE, with translation MLNAEQIQSLCEASRPKLEQMRASLRAQGSALVAFSGGVDSTFVLKIAVEELGERALALTSVSSSLAPEEAQEARALAERIGARHLLVANDELNNAQYAANPTNRCYFCKTELYALCEKKRQELGLAVVLDGFNADDFKDHRPGHKAAQEHRVQSPLAAAGLTKAEIRAWSHALQLPTWDKPQMACLASRIPYGTAVTRDRLLQIAGAESVLRERGFRTFRVRYHQEVARIELAAEEHERFLSPALRLEVDRALKALGFKFVALDLEPFRSGRLNEAAGIAVHSAGSPEASGNAPERVPLPVLG, from the coding sequence ATGCTGAACGCCGAGCAGATCCAGTCCCTGTGCGAGGCCTCGCGCCCCAAGCTCGAGCAGATGCGCGCCTCCCTGCGGGCCCAGGGCTCCGCGCTCGTGGCCTTCTCGGGCGGCGTGGACTCCACCTTCGTGCTGAAGATCGCCGTGGAGGAGCTGGGCGAGCGCGCCCTCGCGCTGACCTCGGTGTCCTCGTCCCTCGCGCCCGAGGAGGCCCAGGAGGCGCGCGCGCTCGCCGAGCGCATCGGGGCGCGCCACCTGCTCGTGGCCAACGACGAGCTGAACAACGCGCAGTACGCCGCGAATCCAACCAACCGCTGCTACTTCTGCAAGACCGAGCTCTACGCGCTCTGCGAGAAGAAGCGCCAGGAGCTGGGGCTCGCCGTGGTGCTGGACGGCTTCAACGCGGACGACTTCAAGGATCACCGCCCCGGGCACAAGGCCGCGCAGGAGCACCGCGTGCAGAGCCCGCTCGCGGCCGCGGGCCTCACCAAGGCGGAGATCCGCGCCTGGAGCCACGCCCTGCAGCTGCCCACCTGGGACAAGCCGCAGATGGCCTGCCTCGCCTCGCGCATCCCCTACGGCACCGCCGTCACGCGCGACCGGCTCCTGCAGATCGCCGGCGCCGAGTCCGTGCTGCGCGAGCGGGGCTTCCGCACCTTCCGCGTGCGCTACCACCAGGAGGTGGCGCGCATCGAGCTCGCCGCCGAGGAGCACGAGCGCTTCCTCTCGCCCGCGCTGCGCCTCGAGGTGGACCGCGCGCTCAAGGCGCTGGGCTTCAAGTTCGTCGCGCTGGACCTCGAGCCCTTCCGCTCGGGCCGCCTCAACGAGGCCGCGGGCATCGCCGTGCACTCCGCGGGCTCCCCGGAAGCCTCCGGGAACGCCCCCGAGCGCGTGCCGCTGCCGGTGCTCGGCTGA
- the cysC gene encoding adenylyl-sulfate kinase, producing the protein MTQGVQTLMAQQNGFTLWLTGMSASGKSTMAAYIAARLRQVGRNVEILDEGEVADELWKGAGDSKEERNMSVRRLGYVAGLLTRNNVAALVAAVSPYKQSREENRRAIGRYVEVYVDCPTEKLIQRDTTGKYKKALSGEIPNFIGITEPYEPPTSPEVTMRSDQETVEEGALRIFQSLLDLGYVTAEDLKVITGKKMKANPLPAKKNARREEPKAPKADKGVKARPATRAARVGKPAAKKAPAAPKRKAR; encoded by the coding sequence TTGACGCAGGGAGTTCAGACCCTTATGGCCCAGCAAAACGGATTTACCCTTTGGCTTACCGGCATGTCCGCCTCCGGCAAGAGCACCATGGCTGCCTACATCGCGGCCAGGCTCCGGCAGGTGGGCCGGAACGTGGAGATCCTCGACGAGGGCGAGGTGGCAGACGAGCTCTGGAAGGGCGCGGGCGACTCCAAGGAGGAGCGCAACATGTCCGTCCGCCGGCTCGGCTACGTGGCGGGCCTGCTCACGCGCAACAACGTGGCGGCGCTGGTGGCCGCGGTGAGCCCCTACAAGCAGAGCCGCGAGGAGAACCGCCGGGCGATCGGGCGCTACGTGGAGGTCTACGTGGACTGCCCCACCGAGAAGCTCATCCAGCGCGACACCACGGGCAAGTACAAGAAGGCCCTCTCCGGTGAGATCCCCAACTTCATCGGCATCACCGAGCCCTACGAGCCGCCCACCTCTCCCGAGGTCACCATGCGCTCGGACCAGGAGACGGTGGAGGAGGGGGCGCTGCGCATCTTCCAGTCCCTGCTCGACCTGGGCTACGTGACGGCCGAGGACCTGAAGGTCATCACCGGCAAGAAGATGAAGGCCAACCCGCTGCCCGCGAAGAAGAACGCGCGCCGCGAGGAGCCCAAGGCCCCCAAGGCGGACAAGGGCGTGAAGGCCCGCCCCGCCACCCGCGCCGCGCGCGTGGGCAAGCCTGCGGCCAAGAAGGCGCCGGCGGCGCCCAAGCGCAAGGCCCGCTAA
- a CDS encoding Mov34/MPN/PAD-1 family protein: MSRVPYAPALLAEICRLLERAYPEEGCGVVLEGSEDLRATALRNAAAGDPRLGFAFEPGEWLALCRAADARGERVACVFHSHPDGAASLSAADRAAAAPGGQALLPGTLQLVVAVNAGRAGELRAWRFEDGDFREAWRTAAP; encoded by the coding sequence GTGAGCCGCGTGCCGTACGCGCCTGCGCTGCTCGCAGAGATCTGCCGCCTGCTCGAGCGCGCCTACCCCGAAGAGGGCTGCGGCGTGGTGCTCGAGGGGTCGGAGGACCTGCGCGCCACGGCGCTGCGCAACGCGGCGGCGGGAGACCCGCGGCTCGGGTTCGCCTTCGAGCCGGGAGAGTGGCTCGCGCTGTGCCGGGCCGCGGACGCGCGGGGGGAGCGGGTGGCGTGCGTGTTCCACTCCCACCCGGACGGGGCCGCCTCGCTGTCGGCGGCGGACCGGGCGGCGGCCGCCCCGGGCGGGCAGGCCCTGCTGCCAGGCACCCTCCAGCTGGTGGTCGCGGTGAACGCGGGCCGGGCAGGGGAGCTGCGGGCCTGGCGTTTCGAGGATGGGGATTTCAGGGAAGCCTGGCGCACTGCGGCGCCGTGA
- a CDS encoding ThiF family adenylyltransferase, translating to MALREEQIQRYSRQILLREVGGRGQEALLDGGVRVDVAETAGCTAAAYLAAAGSPLEASARALGPGAPGFLAPASAVGESAAELLARELPDFNPDAVPTAPPRAQLAELPAHFEGPAPWVALGARGGQGAVLFRGPTACAGCFARAAEALAAPPGGALGVALGALGALLLERLVLGQGPAAGLLLLEAPGVLRPGALPVCERCA from the coding sequence ATGGCGCTGCGGGAGGAGCAGATCCAGCGCTACTCGCGGCAGATCCTCCTGCGCGAGGTGGGCGGGCGCGGCCAGGAGGCGCTGCTCGACGGCGGGGTGCGCGTGGACGTGGCGGAGACGGCCGGCTGCACCGCGGCGGCCTACCTCGCCGCGGCGGGCTCTCCGCTCGAGGCCTCGGCGCGCGCGCTCGGCCCCGGGGCGCCCGGCTTCCTCGCGCCGGCCTCCGCCGTGGGCGAGAGCGCCGCGGAGCTGCTCGCGCGCGAGCTCCCGGACTTCAACCCCGATGCCGTGCCCACGGCGCCGCCTCGCGCGCAGCTCGCCGAGCTGCCGGCGCACTTCGAGGGGCCCGCTCCCTGGGTCGCGCTGGGTGCCCGGGGAGGGCAGGGCGCGGTGCTCTTCCGGGGCCCCACGGCGTGCGCGGGCTGCTTTGCGCGCGCGGCGGAGGCGCTCGCCGCGCCGCCGGGCGGAGCGCTCGGGGTCGCGCTCGGCGCGCTCGGAGCACTGCTGCTCGAGCGGCTCGTGCTGGGGCAGGGGCCTGCCGCAGGGCTGCTGCTGCTCGAGGCGCCAGGCGTGCTGCGCCCGGGTGCACTGCCCGTCTGCGAGCGCTGCGCGTGA
- a CDS encoding ubiquitin-like small modifier protein 1, whose amino-acid sequence MATVKIPTSLRSLAGERAELRVPGATLRDVLSALSAEHPALGARLLDAQGRVRRYVNVFVNDEDARFLQELDTPVADADRVTLVPAMAGG is encoded by the coding sequence ATGGCGACCGTGAAGATCCCCACCTCCCTGCGCAGCCTCGCGGGCGAGCGCGCGGAGCTGCGCGTGCCGGGCGCGACCCTGCGCGACGTGCTGAGCGCCCTCTCGGCCGAGCACCCGGCGCTGGGCGCGCGGCTGCTGGACGCGCAGGGCCGCGTGCGCCGCTACGTGAACGTCTTCGTGAACGACGAGGACGCGCGCTTCCTGCAGGAGCTGGACACGCCGGTCGCCGACGCGGACCGGGTCACGCTGGTGCCCGCGATGGCGGGAGGGTAG
- a CDS encoding sulfurtransferase TusA family protein: MPEVKATLDITREVCPMTYVRTKLRLETLAPGELLEVLLTGDEPLRNVPRSAREEGHEVLGLERLPSGTHRLLIRKQGGA; this comes from the coding sequence ATGCCAGAGGTGAAGGCCACGCTCGACATCACCCGCGAGGTGTGCCCAATGACCTACGTGCGCACGAAGCTGCGGCTCGAGACGCTCGCGCCCGGGGAGTTGCTCGAGGTGCTGCTCACCGGCGACGAGCCCCTTCGCAACGTGCCGCGCAGCGCGCGCGAGGAGGGGCACGAGGTGCTCGGGCTGGAGCGCCTGCCCTCCGGAACGCATCGCCTCCTCATCCGCAAGCAGGGAGGGGCGTGA
- a CDS encoding ThiF family adenylyltransferase: MRALEEARVLVVGAGGLGCPASLALARAGLCHLTLVDPDRVDVTNLHRQLWHRGADVGRWKVDSAAEGLARAFPALQVERQVARVDASNAPALFAAHDVVLDATDGTATKFLLSDLAKATRVPLVYAGVLRMQGQAMRIEPEGPCLRCLFEEPPDPEAVPTCAQAGVLGAMAGWVGALQAQLALESLAGAEVGPAAALHVLDGAQLRSRTLRVERVAGCPGCAGTASGVPWEELRCQR, encoded by the coding sequence GTGCGGGCGCTGGAAGAGGCGCGCGTGCTGGTGGTCGGCGCGGGCGGGCTGGGCTGCCCCGCGAGCCTCGCGCTCGCGCGCGCCGGCCTGTGCCACCTCACGCTCGTGGACCCCGACCGCGTGGACGTGACCAACCTGCACCGCCAGCTGTGGCACCGCGGCGCGGACGTGGGCCGCTGGAAGGTGGACAGCGCCGCGGAGGGGCTCGCGCGCGCCTTCCCCGCGCTGCAGGTGGAGCGGCAGGTGGCGCGCGTGGATGCCTCCAACGCGCCCGCGCTCTTCGCCGCGCACGACGTGGTGCTGGACGCCACGGACGGCACCGCCACGAAGTTCCTCCTCTCGGACCTGGCCAAGGCCACGCGCGTGCCCCTTGTGTACGCGGGCGTGCTGCGCATGCAGGGGCAGGCGATGCGCATCGAGCCGGAGGGCCCCTGCCTTCGCTGCCTCTTCGAGGAGCCACCGGATCCGGAGGCGGTGCCCACCTGTGCGCAGGCCGGCGTGCTCGGCGCGATGGCGGGCTGGGTGGGGGCGCTGCAGGCGCAGCTCGCGCTCGAGTCGCTCGCGGGCGCGGAGGTGGGCCCGGCCGCAGCGCTGCACGTGCTAGACGGAGCGCAGCTGCGCAGCCGCACGCTTCGGGTGGAGCGGGTGGCCGGCTGCCCGGGCTGTGCCGGCACTGCCTCGGGCGTGCCGTGGGAGGAGCTGAGATGCCAGAGGTGA
- a CDS encoding sensor histidine kinase — MDTPSFTLASQHPDGLRARVREVLERRRLTDRVSAQQAQASWEQDRFVARAQALFYARMMFLTLGLLILAVPTWSLYFGLTGPYAFAGYFAMLLYSVANFLVIDLPRAGRWVTYVTLCWDLLIMVFLIAKPQVGGGLQSPLLATQLLFTTLFAILFPRPLAILPPLLALPVTTRLDLLLDRAVTAIELLTLLWYSALNFIIVYVVVYLNEREAAAHREVVELQGDLKELAVVEERNRLAREIHDGLGASLSTLIIQSEYMLGLAREEPLRQEIRELKSGAEEAIEELRRNLQLMREDFELAQGLEDYVKTFRERTQLDVRFERSGATERLAPDVQLALFRVLQECLTNAAKHAGSASVCVRVQLAFGAGRVELRVEDDGQGFEPGRTPRGHYGLLNMHERAMQIGGALAVDSAPGAGTRVHLTLPSPA; from the coding sequence GTGGACACGCCCTCCTTCACGCTCGCGTCGCAGCACCCGGATGGCCTTCGCGCGCGCGTGCGCGAGGTGCTCGAGCGGCGGCGGCTCACCGACCGCGTCTCCGCGCAGCAGGCGCAGGCCTCGTGGGAGCAGGACCGCTTCGTGGCGCGCGCGCAGGCGCTGTTCTACGCGCGGATGATGTTCCTCACGCTGGGCCTGCTGATCCTCGCGGTGCCCACGTGGTCGCTGTACTTCGGGCTCACCGGGCCCTACGCCTTCGCGGGCTACTTCGCGATGCTGCTCTACAGCGTCGCGAACTTCCTCGTCATCGATCTGCCGCGGGCCGGGCGCTGGGTCACCTACGTGACCCTGTGCTGGGACCTGCTGATCATGGTGTTCCTCATCGCCAAGCCGCAGGTGGGCGGCGGCCTGCAGAGCCCGCTGCTCGCCACGCAGCTGCTCTTCACCACGCTCTTCGCGATCCTCTTCCCGCGCCCGCTCGCGATCCTCCCGCCGCTGCTCGCGCTGCCGGTGACCACGCGCCTGGACCTGTTGCTGGACCGCGCGGTGACGGCGATCGAGCTGCTCACCCTGCTGTGGTACTCGGCGCTCAACTTCATCATCGTCTACGTGGTCGTGTACCTGAACGAGCGCGAGGCCGCGGCGCACCGCGAGGTGGTGGAGCTGCAGGGCGACCTCAAGGAGCTCGCGGTGGTGGAGGAGCGCAACCGGCTCGCGCGCGAGATCCACGACGGGCTGGGCGCCTCGCTCTCCACGCTCATCATCCAGTCCGAGTACATGTTGGGGCTCGCGCGCGAGGAGCCGCTGCGCCAGGAGATCCGCGAGCTGAAGAGCGGCGCGGAGGAGGCCATCGAGGAGCTGCGGCGCAACCTGCAGCTGATGCGCGAGGACTTCGAGCTCGCGCAGGGGCTCGAGGACTACGTGAAGACCTTCCGCGAGCGCACGCAGCTGGACGTGCGCTTCGAGCGCAGCGGCGCCACCGAGCGGCTCGCTCCGGACGTGCAGCTGGCCCTGTTCCGCGTGCTGCAGGAGTGCCTCACCAACGCGGCGAAGCACGCGGGAAGCGCCTCGGTGTGCGTGCGGGTGCAGCTCGCCTTCGGCGCGGGCCGGGTGGAGCTGCGCGTGGAGGACGACGGCCAGGGCTTCGAGCCGGGCCGCACGCCGCGCGGACATTACGGCCTGCTCAACATGCACGAGCGCGCGATGCAGATCGGCGGCGCGCTCGCGGTGGACTCGGCGCCCGGCGCCGGCACCCGCGTGCACCTGACCCTGCCCTCACCTGCCTGA